TCGGCGATCATCATGGGTCCTGGCTCTATCAGACCTGGCATTTTCTGCTGCGCTACGTCTCGCCCGCGGCAGTGATTGTCGTGCTGCTGAATCAGGCGGGGGTTTTTCGCTGATGCCAGAGCTTCCGGAAGTCGAAACCATCCGCCGGGGCATCGCCCCGTTTGTCGTGGGGCACACTGTGCGCAAGGTAATCCTCCGCACCCCGATGCTGCGTTGGCCGATCCCCACCGATCTCCCTGGAAAACTTGAGGGGGAAACCATCGAGGAGGTGGACAGGCGGGGGAAATACCTTTTGTTCCGCACCGCTGCGGGGACGCTCCTGATCCACCTCGGCATGAGCGGCTACCTGCGCGTGCTGGAGAGCGGGCGGCAACCCGGCAAGCACGATCATGCCGACATCGAATTCTTTGATGGGCTTTGTCTGCGTCTCAACGATACCCGCCGCTTCGGCGCCCTTTTGTGGATCGAAGGTGATCCGCTGCAGCACCCCCTCCTGGCCGGATTGGGTCCCGAACCTCTGTCCGACGCCTTTACCGGAGATTATCTGCACGCCCGCTCCCGTTACCGGATCACGGCGGTCAAAGCCTTGCTGATGGATTCCCGGATTGTGGTGGGTGTGGGAAACATCTATGCCAGCGAGTCCCTGTACCGGGCCCGTATCGATCCAAGAAAGGCGGCCGGGAACATCTCTCTGGCCCGCTACCGGCGTCTGGCCGAATCCGTCCGCCAGGTCCTGCAGAAAGCTATTGCCGCGGGCGGCACCACCCTGCGGGATTTCAGTGATCAGAACGGCCGGCCCGGATATTTTGCCCTGCAGCTCATGGTCTATGGCAGGGAAGGGGAGCCTTGCCCGGCCTGCGGCAGGGCTGTCCAAAGGATCACCCTTGGGCAGCGATCGACCTTTTTCTGTCCCCATTGTCAAAAATAGGATCGGACCGATCCGTCCGATCGGTCTTTCAACCGGAGGTTTTCATGGATGGTTTCCGTTTCACCCTGCCCTATAGCGTTCGTATCAGCGACATCAATTACGGCGGGCATGTCTCCAACGCGGCGGTTTTGAGTTATTTCCAGGATGCCCGCATCGCCTACCTGAAACAACTCGGCTCTTTCAGCGAGATGGATATCGGCGGATGCGGCATCATTCTTCCCGAAGCGGGTGTCCGTTACAAGGCGGAGATGTTTCTCGGCGACCAGTTGGACATAGGCGTCCGTATCGATGAACTGCGGCGCTCGTCCTTTGTGATGTCCTACCGGATTGA
The genomic region above belongs to Syntrophotaleaceae bacterium and contains:
- the mutM gene encoding bifunctional DNA-formamidopyrimidine glycosylase/DNA-(apurinic or apyrimidinic site) lyase, with protein sequence MPELPEVETIRRGIAPFVVGHTVRKVILRTPMLRWPIPTDLPGKLEGETIEEVDRRGKYLLFRTAAGTLLIHLGMSGYLRVLESGRQPGKHDHADIEFFDGLCLRLNDTRRFGALLWIEGDPLQHPLLAGLGPEPLSDAFTGDYLHARSRYRITAVKALLMDSRIVVGVGNIYASESLYRARIDPRKAAGNISLARYRRLAESVRQVLQKAIAAGGTTLRDFSDQNGRPGYFALQLMVYGREGEPCPACGRAVQRITLGQRSTFFCPHCQK
- a CDS encoding thioesterase family protein; the protein is MDGFRFTLPYSVRISDINYGGHVSNAAVLSYFQDARIAYLKQLGSFSEMDIGGCGIILPEAGVRYKAEMFLGDQLDIGVRIDELRRSSFVMSYRIERNGEVTAEGTTGLVAFDYGQRKVQRLPEVFCHAVRNFEEL